Within the Scomber scombrus chromosome 4, fScoSco1.1, whole genome shotgun sequence genome, the region CCTGtttccctttctcctctttactccatcatcatcatcatcatcactccccccctcctcctcttcctcctgcccccccccccccttgagGTTTCAggatttattattgtttttaaaaacgGCTCATTAGCATCATTAGCTTCATTAGCTTGGTTAGCGCTCCCATTTAAAgcagcagctgattggttgCAAGGTGAGACTCTCTCCAGCCGGCAGGTGGAGGTGTGGTAGCTCGTTAAGGAGTCTGTGATTAGTCACCGTGGCAACGCTTTCTCGCActgagatttttttccttttttttttttttttctcaaactgaTATTTTGGGGAATAAAACGGCCGATGAAATCAACCAAATGCTCagcttctctcctccctctatctatctaaatctctctctctccttctctctctgtctctctctctctctctacttctctctctgtctctctctccctctctctctctacttctctctctgtctctctctccctctctctctctctctctttctctcgtttATCCCGTGCCAAAAAAAAGGATGTCCTGTTTTTCTTGGGTTAGCATTTGCAGACGTTGCAGCTGAACATTAGAGATGAATCTTCCCGGTTTGATtggcagcagaagaagaagtcgGCTGCGGGTGTGTTCGAGCTTCTGTGACAcgaaaagaaaatgatttatttattttcataaaagGGGATTGAACGTTCTcttcattattttacttcattcaataaagatactgtatgtactgaAGAGCTTCTGCTTCTGTCTGTTATTCACTTACTAAGCCtttacataatgttcatattctacatatatatatatatatatatttatacatatatatatatatgtatatgtgattaaaccttcctgttgtcctcccgggtcaaattcactctgactgttccttccctccttccttccttcttccttctgtccttccatccttctctctttctttcctcccccctgccttcctcccttccttctttcctctgtccttctttccttccttatttcctccgacctcccttctttccttccctcctttccttccttccttcctcccctcttccttcctccctcccttccttttttcctgtccttccttcccttcctgttttcctttctccctacctcccacttccttcttccttccttccttcctccctcctttccttccttccttcctcctttccttccttccttccttcctcctttccttccttccttccttgactcgaggacaacaggagggttaaaccttgattcatgtttcagagagtgtatttttttatattttacaccactaaacatctatcacacaatatcatgtcctattttgcGTTATATTTGTGTCACATTAGTGAGAGCGCAGTGAGACTTATCTGAGTGcgcattttatattttgaacagaaaatatgaatctGAGCAACGAAAATGTTTCCTGTGCGCGCTCAATGCAAACTTCATGTGCACTTGAGTTGGCACAGAGTATGTACCAGCCgaaaacatcttttcattcatgatattcagttatttaatcaggcaaatgaaaagtcagtggaACATTCAGAAACtaagttattaaacattaaagctcaGTGAAAGTCTTTGAATAGTTTGTTACTTTGGCTCCATCTGGTGGTGGAATGAATAATGACAGGATGTTAGACAGCAGTGCAGacctgtgtgatgtgcagctggttgtaatgaatgagcatgttgttgtgtttgtgtgaaggtgtttctctgctatggatcagtgtgaggacagagaggagggagtccctccctctaaaagctctctgtgtggggaacatgacagccagaccaaagctcagaggtgagatgaggatctctaactgtccatcactgttctccactcacatcactccaccatcattattcacactcactgtcacatctgacactcaactactgaataataagtcacaataactcagaatgaactactaactttgtgagttaacaaagagctcaaccactgattagtcaactaatcaactaagatgagacagcatctttcatcagatgagagtttgatgaacaggagaacgtttctcatccactgtcttcttactgattttcattctgcttctaaaacttcagctgctgacagtctgctcaacattcatctttataaactctttgatttgttcattgtttatttgtatcaggatgcagcagcagagagcagactctcctgaacccagctgtgtgtccatgaagagtgatgAGTCTATGTATAAGCCTATTAattttaaagatggacaacctgctgatggaaggtaagaatttaacatccagtaatcagagcagcatttacaggagttcatttagtcatcatgacagaacatctttaataagctgagtgcagatttgagtcgttaaatgtccttaaacgtgatgttttctccacagagttcagcagcagagctcagaggttcccagtgatcagtctgcacagcagcatcaaacacagctggactccatatttatggtgtgtacatgtacaaacacaccttttactattaactccatcaaccacagatgaaatactaaagtagcattcaggtcctaacagtgtccatgctgctctgtttagaccagcaggccttcagactgacacatgaatcacatgttgtgttctaccagtttaaatgaaatgttcacatctttctgttccagctgctggaggagaacatcgtcacttttgtgaagaacgagctgaagagagtccagaggggtTTGATtccagatgacccagaatgcttagagagtcagagtgaggatgaggaggtgttggacggtgaggaggaagaacaaatgaggagcagcagagaggcatttctgaatatcacagtgcacttcctgaggagaatgaagcaggaggagctggctgagcgtctgcagagcagtaagaggatttctataaatatttaacatgatggaTGAATGAGACATTTACTGATGTTCTCAAGAAATTgaggaaatgtgtttatatatgtattcTGTAGGTGAAactgacattattttattaatcttatTCATTGTGTGGTCATTAAGGAACTCCTGCAGGTTGTCAGTTTagactcaagtctaacctgcagaagaagttccagtgtgtgtttgaggggatcgctaaagcaggaaacccaacccttctgaatcagatctacacaccgctctacatcacagagggagggactgcagaggtcaatgctgaacatgagatcagacagattgaaacagcatccaggaaaccagacagaccagaaacaacaatcagacatgAAGACacctttaaagcctcacctggaagagatgaaccaatcagaacagtgatgacaaagggagtggctggcattgggaaaacagtcttaacacagaagttcactctggactgggctgaagataaagccaaccaggacatacacttcacatttccattcactttcagagagctgaatgtgctgaaagagaaaaagtgcagcttggtggaacttgttcatcacttctttactgaaaccaaagaagcaggaatctgcaggtttgaagagttccaggttgtgttcatctttgacggtctggatgagtgtcgacttcctctggacttccacaacactgagatcctgactgatgttacagagtccacctcagtggatgtgctgctgacaaacctcatcagggggaaactgcttccctctgctcgcctctggataaccacacgacctgcagcagccaatcagatccctcctgagtgtgtagACATGgtcacagaggtcagagggttcactgacccacagaaggaggagtacttcagtaagagattcagagatgaggagcaggccagcaccatcatctcccacatcaataCATCACGacgcctccacatcatgtgccacatcccagtcttctgctggatcactgctacagttctggaggatatgttgaaaagcagagatggaggagagctgcccaagacccttaCTGaaatgtacatccacttcctggtgcttcagtccaaactgaagaacatcaagtatgatggaggaactgagacagatccacactggagtccagagagcaggaagatgattgagtctctgggaaaactggcttttgagcagctgcagaaaggcaacctgatcttctatgaatcagacctgacagagtgtggcatcgatatcagagtagcctcagtgtgctcaggagtgttcacacaggtctttaaagaggagagagggctgtaccaggacaaggtgttctgcttcgtccatctgagcgttcaggagtttctggctgctcttcatgtccatctgacattcatcaagtctggagtcaatctgctggaagaagaacaaacaacatcgcagacacgtttctaccagagtgctgtggacgaggccttaaagagtccaaatggacacctggacttgttcctccgcttcctcctgggtttttcactgcagaccaatcagactctcctacgaggtctgctgacacagacaggaagtagctcacagaccaatcaggaaacagtccagtacatcaagaagaagatcagtgagaatctgtctgcagagagaagcatcaatctgttccactgtctgaatgaactgaatgatcgttctctagagGAGAATATCCAACAGTCCCTGatatcaggaagtctctccacagataaactgtctcctgctcagtggtcagctctggtcttcatcttactgtcatcagaaaaagatctggacgtgtttgacctgaagaaatactctgcttcagaggaggctcttctgaggctgctgccagtggtcaaaacctccaacaaagctctgtaggtgcacacagaactatccagattaatgtagtttcatctttgttcaatgaagaaaagtaaagtTTGCAATTATTGtgttctgctgattcttctccaggttaagtgtctgtaacctctcagagagaagctgtgcagctctgtcctcagttctcagctccaactcctcc harbors:
- the LOC133979437 gene encoding NLR family CARD domain-containing protein 3-like, which translates into the protein MDQCEDREEGVPPSKSSLCGEHDSQTKAQRMQQQRADSPEPSCVSMKSDESMYKPINFKDGQPADGRVQQQSSEVPSDQSAQQHQTQLDSIFMLLEENIVTFVKNELKRFLNITVHFLRRMKQEELAERLQSSCQFRLKSNLQKKFQCVFEGIAKAGNPTLLNQIYTPLYITEGGTAEVNAEHEIRQIETASRKPDRPETTIRHEDTFKASPGRDEPIRTVMTKGVAGIGKTVLTQKFTLDWAEDKANQDIHFTFPFTFRELNVLKEKKCSLVELVHHFFTETKEAGICRFEEFQVVFIFDGLDECRLPLDFHNTEILTDVTESTSVDVLLTNLIRGKLLPSARLWITTRPAAANQIPPECVDMVTEVRGFTDPQKEEYFSKRFRDEEQASTIISHINTSRRLHIMCHIPVFCWITATVLEDMLKSRDGGELPKTLTEMYIHFLVLQSKLKNIKYDGGTETDPHWSPESRKMIESLGKLAFEQLQKGNLIFYESDLTECGIDIRVASVCSGVFTQVFKEERGLYQDKVFCFVHLSVQEFLAALHVHLTFIKSGVNLLEEEQTTSQTRFYQSAVDEALKSPNGHLDLFLRFLLGFSLQTNQTLLRGLLTQTGSSSQTNQETVQYIKKKISENLSAERSINLFHCLNELNDRSLEENIQQSLISGSLSTDKLSPAQWSALVFILLSSEKDLDVFDLKKYSASEEALLRLLPVVKTSNKAL